From one Oscillatoria sp. FACHB-1407 genomic stretch:
- a CDS encoding hybrid sensor histidine kinase/response regulator: MIYKKSIGARLFFYVLVGALVGLGGTAFFFYRALERQAIQEIENNLSTQVKDIEGKLGRAEQSMVSLVATMTILESIGVKDPEVYKQAIIEMLQKRSSLTVGAGFGQAPYRIFSDRRTFWPYAFYEQGIPNEVGVPLPAPLQNIRLTDICELEPTCFSNVYYTAPVEAGGAIWLEPYDWFNIPMTTVTAPVLSQEGELLGVVGLDITIRDLTHEVEAPPEWGGGYFMILTDQGNLLAYPPDPTKASELATYSELAYANDFTEVWQQIGDRKTGIVQTDSAYWAFEHIDGTNWIMLASVPKSVVLYPALRITFGGVMGAGSILAIVTALFVRQLNRRLNPLLETCKTVTADDTLRRTQSPLDQTEITDAKGDELDILSHAFHSMTSQLQASVVELEQRVEERTHELRIAKDKADTANRAKSQFLANMSHELRTPLNGVLGYAQILQSSPTLTPPEKQGVDVIYNCGFHLLTLINDILDISKIEANRLELEPIVFHFPEFLQSVVKMCRIGADQKDLEFRFSSSANLPISITCDEKRLRQVLINLIGNAVKFTSVGRVSFHVQFTPDTEPSVAHLRFIVSDTGVGIAPEDLEKIFMPFEQTDYARTNSEGTGLGLTISQTIVHLMGSEIEVSSQIGIGSTFQFSISCPCEQQWVNTNHTPFQEQKIKGYKGQQRHILVVDDHWENRAVVTSLLAPLHFQVSEALNGQDALDKLDSLLPDLIIADLAMPVMDGYQMIQHLRQSDQFHTLPIIVSSASVSDSDRSHSLEVGGDLFLPKPVQAVELLSQLQHLLKLEWIYEDTISNDSLINQPIDVSKDTIVFPPSQQLLSLYEAARCGFVRQIIEEVNQFKSSYPIFYQYVMVLVESFDDEAIVQLIEPVISHERVV; the protein is encoded by the coding sequence ATGATCTACAAAAAGTCCATTGGAGCGCGGTTATTTTTCTATGTCCTCGTGGGAGCGTTAGTTGGGCTGGGGGGTACGGCGTTCTTTTTCTATCGGGCGTTAGAACGTCAGGCAATCCAAGAAATTGAAAACAATTTGAGCACTCAGGTTAAAGACATTGAGGGAAAGTTAGGCAGGGCTGAACAATCCATGGTTAGCCTGGTAGCTACAATGACGATTCTAGAAAGTATTGGAGTTAAAGACCCGGAGGTTTACAAACAAGCCATTATCGAGATGTTGCAGAAGCGATCATCGTTAACTGTGGGAGCAGGGTTTGGTCAGGCTCCTTACCGCATCTTTAGCGATCGCCGCACATTTTGGCCTTACGCCTTTTATGAACAGGGAATCCCCAATGAGGTTGGTGTTCCCCTACCAGCACCGTTACAAAACATTCGTTTGACTGACATTTGTGAGCTTGAACCCACCTGTTTTAGCAATGTGTATTACACTGCACCCGTTGAAGCTGGAGGGGCAATCTGGTTAGAGCCTTACGACTGGTTTAACATTCCTATGACGACGGTTACGGCTCCGGTCTTGTCCCAAGAAGGAGAACTGCTGGGAGTCGTAGGCTTAGACATCACCATCCGCGATTTAACTCATGAGGTGGAAGCTCCTCCAGAGTGGGGAGGGGGTTACTTCATGATTTTGACCGATCAGGGAAATTTACTCGCTTATCCGCCTGACCCCACCAAGGCAAGTGAGCTTGCAACCTATTCTGAACTCGCGTACGCTAACGATTTTACGGAGGTCTGGCAACAAATTGGCGATCGCAAGACGGGTATTGTTCAAACCGATAGCGCCTATTGGGCATTTGAGCACATCGACGGCACAAACTGGATTATGTTGGCGTCGGTTCCAAAATCTGTCGTGCTCTATCCTGCTCTACGCATCACCTTTGGTGGTGTCATGGGAGCAGGTTCTATTTTAGCGATCGTTACGGCTCTATTCGTTCGCCAACTCAATCGAAGGCTAAATCCTCTTCTGGAAACCTGTAAAACAGTAACAGCCGATGACACACTGCGTCGTACCCAATCTCCCCTCGACCAGACTGAAATCACTGACGCTAAAGGGGATGAGTTAGATATCCTGAGCCATGCTTTTCACAGCATGACATCCCAACTCCAAGCCTCTGTTGTGGAGCTAGAACAACGGGTTGAGGAGAGAACCCATGAGCTGCGAATTGCGAAGGATAAGGCAGACACCGCTAACCGCGCTAAAAGCCAGTTTTTGGCGAATATGAGCCACGAGTTGAGAACCCCTCTGAATGGGGTACTGGGGTATGCTCAAATTCTGCAAAGCTCTCCAACGTTAACGCCTCCTGAGAAACAGGGCGTAGATGTCATTTATAACTGCGGGTTTCACTTATTGACATTGATTAATGACATCTTAGATATCTCCAAAATTGAGGCAAATCGTCTAGAACTGGAACCAATCGTCTTCCATTTTCCTGAGTTTTTGCAATCGGTTGTTAAGATGTGCCGGATTGGAGCAGACCAGAAAGATCTGGAGTTCCGCTTTTCATCGTCTGCTAATCTCCCAATTTCTATCACCTGCGATGAAAAACGATTGCGTCAGGTGTTAATTAATTTAATTGGTAATGCCGTTAAATTTACCAGTGTTGGAAGGGTTAGTTTTCATGTCCAGTTCACGCCCGACACTGAGCCATCCGTTGCTCACCTCCGCTTTATCGTCAGCGATACGGGGGTAGGAATTGCTCCAGAAGATCTAGAAAAAATCTTTATGCCGTTTGAGCAAACGGATTATGCCAGAACAAACAGTGAGGGCACTGGATTGGGCTTAACCATTAGCCAAACTATCGTGCATTTGATGGGAAGTGAGATTGAGGTATCGAGCCAGATCGGCATTGGTAGTACGTTTCAATTTTCCATCAGTTGTCCCTGTGAGCAGCAGTGGGTCAATACCAATCACACCCCATTCCAGGAGCAAAAGATTAAAGGCTACAAAGGGCAACAGCGACATATTCTCGTTGTTGATGACCATTGGGAAAATCGTGCTGTAGTTACCAGTCTCCTTGCCCCTTTGCATTTTCAAGTGAGTGAGGCGTTGAATGGGCAAGATGCCCTAGACAAGCTGGATAGCCTGCTACCAGACTTGATCATTGCGGATCTGGCAATGCCTGTAATGGATGGCTATCAGATGATTCAACATTTGAGACAGTCAGACCAATTTCACACGCTTCCGATTATTGTCTCTTCTGCCAGTGTGTCTGATAGCGATCGCTCCCACAGTCTTGAAGTTGGGGGAGATCTGTTTTTACCAAAGCCTGTCCAGGCAGTGGAGTTGTTAAGCCAATTACAACATCTATTGAAGTTGGAGTGGATCTACGAAGATACGATTTCAAATGACTCACTCATCAATCAGCCCATAGATGTTAGCAAAGACACTATTGTGTTTCCACCCTCACAACAACTGCTGAGCTTGTATGAAGCAGCCCGATGTGGATTCGTGAGACAAATTATTGAAGAAGTAAACCAATTTAAGAGTAGCTATCCAATTTTTTATCAGTACGTGATGGTGTTAGTTGAAAGTTTTGACGATGAAGCAATCGTACAACTGATTGAGCCTGTTATTTCTCATGAAAGGGTTGTGTAA
- a CDS encoding SDR family NAD(P)-dependent oxidoreductase, which translates to MTKVIAIVGMGEGIALAVARRFAREGFAIAMVARNEAKLQGFKDRLKAEGYDAYSFIADGGDDASLTAAITAIQDQLGTVEVLVYNIAIPTMKNVLDETVEGLMSDFKANVVGGLVAAQAVLPAMKAQGNGTILFTGGGFSMYPSADFASLSIGKAGIRSLTKMLAEALQPQGIRVGTVTVCGTVNPDDPKYNPTSIAENYWAFYANPSSDVEIVY; encoded by the coding sequence ATGACTAAAGTAATCGCGATCGTAGGCATGGGAGAAGGCATTGCGTTGGCGGTAGCGCGACGATTTGCCAGGGAAGGGTTTGCGATCGCTATGGTTGCCCGCAACGAGGCAAAGCTTCAGGGCTTTAAGGACAGGTTAAAGGCTGAGGGATACGACGCTTACAGTTTTATCGCCGATGGTGGAGATGATGCGTCGCTCACAGCAGCAATCACTGCCATTCAAGATCAGTTAGGCACTGTAGAGGTACTGGTTTACAACATTGCCATCCCCACGATGAAAAACGTCCTGGATGAAACAGTCGAAGGCTTAATGAGCGACTTTAAAGCCAATGTGGTTGGTGGATTAGTTGCCGCACAAGCTGTTTTACCCGCCATGAAAGCCCAGGGTAACGGGACGATTCTGTTTACAGGCGGTGGATTCTCGATGTATCCCAGTGCCGATTTTGCGTCGCTCTCCATCGGTAAAGCAGGTATTCGTAGTTTAACCAAGATGTTGGCTGAGGCGTTGCAACCACAAGGCATTCGCGTAGGAACCGTGACCGTTTGTGGCACGGTCAACCCTGATGATCCCAAATACAACCCCACCAGCATTGCTGAAAATTATTGGGCGTTTTACGCGAATCCATCATCCGATGTTGAAATTGTTTACTAA
- a CDS encoding Ig-like domain-containing protein, with the protein MKKLAIAPSPVSQQQRRIQRKVAIVQLTKLDNFNSAIELWKLEGIIGSNNNRELFLSQNGSVGTNPDNAEWVWVSGQTYHWRLTWDGNIARFALFSGALDASPSEILEYDVVNTLMDGLQLSTKVDTRDPNRVSSGTTVNLSLHSLNGQVIDSSFGAEVTAVGNSSGVVGNNLYLAISEQLTTLDATGTVRFSWSGINPQTAGAGSRVSFQLEANDLPEIPTNSAPIATDDEAVTNEETAIPLLVLSNDSDPNGDSLTITVLNTIGLQGSVSQTDSSLTYIPAATFQSLAVGQSVIDTFSYTVRDTSGATDTATVNVTVQGVNDAPVLANPIGDRTITAGVPLALTLPAITFTDVDQGDVLSWTATLENGSPLPTWLQFDALTRSFSGTPTNIDAGTLAIRVTATDANNAVAQDIFALTITAASNPDPGGTPTPPPPAPTQGTPTRDRLLGTNTNDTLLGLDGNDTLMGRDGSDVLKGGRGNDTLIGEGGRDRLLGGLGRDIFVLQAKSGLDIIQDFKNGQDRLRLTGRLRFQDLTLRRQGRHVLIGTRQESLALLQGVAIAQINAADFA; encoded by the coding sequence GTGAAAAAACTGGCGATCGCTCCCTCACCTGTGTCACAACAGCAGAGGCGCATACAGCGTAAGGTGGCGATCGTGCAACTGACCAAACTGGACAACTTCAACAGCGCAATTGAACTCTGGAAACTAGAGGGAATTATTGGCTCTAACAACAACCGGGAATTGTTTTTGTCACAGAATGGCTCTGTTGGCACTAACCCTGACAATGCGGAGTGGGTCTGGGTCAGTGGTCAGACGTATCACTGGCGGTTGACCTGGGATGGTAACATTGCGCGATTTGCATTGTTTAGTGGAGCACTTGACGCTAGCCCTTCAGAGATCCTGGAATACGATGTAGTCAATACATTAATGGATGGACTACAGCTTTCCACGAAAGTAGACACTCGTGACCCCAATCGAGTTAGCTCCGGTACAACTGTTAACCTGTCCCTACACAGCCTCAATGGTCAGGTCATCGACAGCAGTTTTGGGGCAGAAGTGACTGCTGTCGGCAATAGCAGTGGTGTCGTTGGCAATAACCTTTATCTGGCAATTAGCGAACAACTCACCACTTTAGATGCTACGGGTACCGTTCGCTTTAGCTGGTCTGGCATCAATCCACAAACCGCAGGAGCAGGGTCACGAGTTTCATTTCAATTGGAAGCCAACGATCTGCCCGAGATTCCCACTAATAGTGCCCCGATCGCCACTGATGATGAAGCCGTTACGAACGAGGAAACTGCCATTCCACTGCTGGTTTTGTCGAACGACAGCGACCCCAATGGCGACAGTTTAACGATTACTGTGCTCAATACCATTGGGCTGCAAGGCTCTGTGAGTCAGACGGATAGTTCTCTGACCTACATACCTGCTGCAACATTTCAATCACTTGCCGTTGGACAGAGTGTGATTGATACGTTTAGCTATACGGTGAGGGATACCAGTGGCGCAACGGATACAGCTACGGTTAATGTAACTGTCCAAGGCGTAAACGATGCGCCAGTCCTCGCTAACCCAATTGGCGATCGCACAATTACGGCAGGCGTACCACTTGCTCTGACACTGCCTGCAATCACCTTTACGGATGTAGATCAGGGTGATGTTTTAAGCTGGACTGCAACCCTTGAGAACGGTAGCCCGCTGCCAACCTGGCTCCAATTTGATGCTTTGACTCGCAGTTTTAGTGGCACTCCCACGAATATCGATGCAGGCACGCTGGCAATTCGGGTCACGGCAACCGATGCTAACAATGCGGTGGCACAAGATATCTTCGCGTTAACCATCACTGCTGCCAGCAACCCAGATCCAGGCGGCACTCCCACTCCACCTCCCCCCGCACCAACTCAAGGCACCCCAACCCGCGATCGCCTGTTGGGAACGAATACCAATGATACTCTTTTGGGGCTAGACGGCAACGACACTTTGATGGGTCGAGATGGTAGTGATGTTTTGAAGGGAGGACGGGGAAACGATACGCTGATTGGGGAGGGAGGTCGCGATCGCCTGCTTGGTGGTTTAGGACGCGATATCTTTGTGTTGCAGGCAAAAAGCGGATTGGATATCATTCAGGATTTTAAGAATGGACAAGATCGACTGCGGTTAACGGGACGATTGCGGTTTCAAGACTTGACCTTGAGGCGACAGGGACGACATGTGCTGATTGGCACCCGCCAGGAATCGCTAGCCCTGTTACAGGGTGTGGCGATCGCCCAAATCAATGCGGCTGATTTTGCTTAA
- a CDS encoding VOC family protein encodes MEDSPSILSHVSIGTNNFERAVAFYDKVLPTIGCKRIMEHPGAVAYGKQYPEFWVQLPYDNQTATVGNGTHIGFIAPTKESVHAFYEAALAAGAIADGAPGGRPDYGEPYYGCFVRDLDGHKIEASYWDMKLVHELYIDH; translated from the coding sequence ATGGAAGATAGCCCTAGCATTCTCTCGCACGTTTCGATTGGCACAAACAATTTTGAACGAGCCGTCGCTTTTTACGACAAAGTGTTACCAACGATCGGTTGTAAACGCATTATGGAACATCCCGGTGCAGTTGCCTATGGCAAACAATACCCGGAGTTCTGGGTGCAGCTTCCCTACGATAATCAAACCGCAACGGTTGGAAATGGTACTCACATTGGGTTTATCGCTCCAACCAAAGAGTCAGTTCACGCTTTTTATGAAGCAGCATTAGCGGCAGGTGCGATCGCAGATGGCGCACCGGGTGGTAGACCCGATTATGGCGAACCCTATTACGGGTGCTTTGTCCGCGATTTGGATGGTCACAAGATTGAGGCATCCTATTGGGATATGAAACTCGTTCACGAACTGTATATTGACCATTAG
- a CDS encoding amino acid adenylation domain-containing protein, translated as MQPLTKPTTSSFVYTFFEAQAQQTPEAIAIDFNGQFITYAELDNRSNQLARYLNTFNLQPNALVGICLERSPDMIVGLLAILKAGAAYVPLDPTYPLERLLTIVQDAKPALLLTKAGVCDQLASLTSALDIVAERERIAALPTHPIVNQLEPDHLAYVIYTSGSTGKPKGVAIEHRNTVAFIQWVLDFFTPEELAGVLASTSICFDLSVFEIFGTLAAGGTIVLTENALTLSQLPHQTQHKISLINTVPSAAAALLHTQSIPASVKVVNLAGEPLPNKTAQQLYELGHIQKVYNLYGPSEDTTYSTVGQVIQGAIDPPSIGKPLPQTNILLLDADLNPIAEGEIGEIFICSPKLARGYLHQPQLTAERFIHHAKFGRLYKTGDLGCWLPDGNLKYLGRSDHQVKIRGFRVELGEIEATINQHPAVENCVVVAQSTADDCQLLAYVVPEANSPGNHVESWKDVWDATYSQSSTTAFNTVGWINRVTGTPFTADEMMDWVYHTVAQIASVNPQRILEIGCGTGLLLFELAPSCEHYTGVDVSSEAIRHIQSQLETHPTLERKVSLHCLAAHEIDTLSSQFDVIVINSVIQYFPSQVYLLEVIQRAIALLAPGGCLFIGDVRDASLLEAFHTDHVLYQALNESSEKDITSRSSVATLRQIIHQQMQQEHELLLNPAYFYHLAQQLPGVSVDVQLKRSKHHNELTQYRFDVFLYADTKPVLSNTELDFVLDWQKHRISIPELAELLSSQQLQLGRITNIPNPRIQPQLTAIHQLSQASGSVAQVREILQTRSLTNEISATQTTQAPVILGIDPSVFESLAQRMSYDVSFHPTNTLGYYEVRFVQRNSRHSAIHFPTHISTQPIVHEPHSELKHHQLIKDIRTLLRQTLPDYMVPQRICCLPQLPLTLNGKIDRKALPDIGRDRTLDSLYVSPQTSLEMQICQIWSDLLGCKVGVEDSFFDLGGHSLLAVQLLSQIELQFSISISLFDFLKSPTVEEMVNLISCQHSTVPSPSPIIHVNLDAQLDASIIPQRLSFALKPQTGILLTGATGFLGTFLLDQLLQNTSETIFCLVRGSSPTEGLNRLKQSLSRFKLKPSGLDQRVVVVPGDLTRPHFGLPSLKGLAGCIHTIFHAGADVNLMRSYEQLRLTNVVGTQEVLRLAALNSIPVHFISTIDILHSLCDAEQFLLKHHRTVDESSPLPTFDQVCGGYAQTKWVGESLMIAASERGIPTTIHRAGMLTGHSVTGAGQTHDLMARLILGIIQLKAAPLFDGSVNLIPIDYACQHITSHLDTSLSHIVYPRSLPWRSLIQTLNQLGFPVELLPYQQWQERVHNECLDNSHLLTAIRPLITDHFYNAHSYLEIFLQVSNAAVSHLPIPTTIVSPVELVQTYLNYFAECQLLPELRLTTFSK; from the coding sequence GTGCAGCCTCTCACAAAACCAACTACCTCCAGTTTTGTTTACACCTTTTTTGAAGCTCAAGCTCAACAAACCCCTGAGGCGATCGCCATTGATTTTAATGGGCAGTTCATAACCTATGCAGAACTGGACAACCGCTCTAATCAATTGGCTCGATACTTAAATACCTTTAATCTTCAACCGAATGCATTAGTGGGTATTTGCCTGGAGCGATCGCCCGACATGATTGTTGGGTTGTTGGCTATCTTAAAAGCGGGAGCCGCTTATGTGCCCCTTGATCCCACCTATCCTTTAGAGCGGTTGTTAACCATCGTGCAGGATGCCAAACCTGCGCTGTTACTGACAAAAGCAGGAGTCTGTGATCAACTGGCTTCCTTAACTTCAGCTTTAGATATCGTGGCTGAACGAGAGCGCATTGCAGCACTGCCAACCCACCCGATTGTCAATCAGCTTGAACCAGATCATCTGGCGTATGTTATCTATACCTCTGGCTCTACTGGAAAGCCAAAGGGAGTGGCGATCGAACATCGCAATACAGTGGCATTTATACAGTGGGTGTTGGATTTTTTCACACCAGAAGAGTTAGCTGGCGTACTGGCGAGTACCTCTATTTGTTTTGATCTCTCTGTATTTGAAATCTTTGGCACTTTAGCAGCCGGAGGAACCATTGTCTTAACCGAAAACGCTTTAACGTTAAGCCAACTTCCTCACCAGACTCAACATAAAATTTCACTCATTAACACAGTCCCCTCGGCAGCCGCCGCCCTCCTCCACACTCAGAGCATTCCTGCCTCGGTTAAGGTGGTCAACCTGGCAGGTGAACCGTTACCCAACAAGACAGCACAACAGTTATACGAGTTGGGTCACATTCAGAAGGTTTATAACCTGTATGGACCTTCTGAAGATACAACCTATTCCACTGTGGGACAGGTTATTCAGGGAGCAATCGACCCTCCATCAATTGGAAAGCCTCTACCACAAACTAATATTTTGCTCCTTGACGCCGATCTCAATCCCATTGCGGAGGGTGAGATTGGCGAAATTTTTATTTGCAGCCCTAAACTGGCGCGTGGGTATTTGCATCAGCCCCAACTTACGGCTGAGCGATTCATTCACCATGCTAAATTTGGCAGGCTTTATAAAACAGGCGATTTAGGGTGTTGGCTCCCCGATGGAAATTTGAAATATCTTGGTAGAAGTGACCACCAGGTCAAGATTCGAGGCTTTCGAGTTGAGTTAGGCGAAATCGAAGCCACGATCAATCAACATCCTGCGGTTGAAAATTGTGTTGTTGTCGCTCAATCTACCGCTGATGACTGTCAGTTATTAGCCTATGTTGTGCCTGAGGCTAACTCTCCTGGAAATCACGTTGAGAGTTGGAAAGATGTCTGGGATGCTACCTATAGCCAGAGTTCTACGACCGCATTCAATACAGTTGGTTGGATTAATCGGGTAACAGGCACGCCGTTTACGGCTGACGAGATGATGGATTGGGTTTACCATACCGTTGCTCAGATTGCATCAGTAAACCCCCAGCGCATTCTAGAAATCGGTTGTGGTACAGGGTTGCTGTTATTTGAACTGGCTCCTTCCTGTGAGCACTACACGGGGGTTGACGTTTCCTCAGAGGCGATTCGCCATATTCAATCCCAACTCGAAACCCACCCAACCCTAGAACGAAAGGTTTCCTTACATTGTCTGGCTGCCCATGAAATAGATACGCTTTCGTCTCAATTTGATGTCATCGTTATCAACTCCGTCATTCAATATTTTCCCTCTCAGGTCTATCTTTTAGAGGTGATTCAGCGTGCGATCGCCCTGTTAGCACCCGGTGGATGTCTATTTATTGGTGATGTGCGAGATGCGTCATTGTTAGAGGCATTTCACACAGATCATGTACTGTATCAAGCTTTAAATGAGTCCTCAGAAAAGGACATCACTTCGCGCAGCTCGGTGGCAACACTGCGTCAAATCATTCACCAGCAGATGCAACAAGAACATGAGCTGCTGTTGAACCCCGCCTATTTTTATCACCTGGCTCAGCAACTGCCCGGAGTTAGTGTTGATGTACAACTGAAGCGTAGCAAGCATCATAACGAGCTGACTCAATATCGATTTGATGTCTTTCTCTATGCCGATACTAAACCTGTGTTGAGCAACACAGAGTTAGACTTTGTGCTCGATTGGCAAAAACATCGAATCTCAATCCCTGAGTTAGCGGAATTGCTGTCGTCTCAGCAACTTCAATTAGGGCGGATTACGAACATCCCAAATCCCCGTATTCAGCCCCAACTAACCGCTATTCACCAGTTGAGTCAGGCTTCCGGTTCAGTTGCTCAAGTGCGAGAGATACTGCAAACCCGTTCTCTCACGAATGAAATTTCTGCTACACAAACCACTCAAGCACCAGTGATCCTGGGCATTGATCCATCTGTGTTTGAGTCTCTCGCACAACGGATGTCGTATGATGTCTCGTTTCATCCCACTAACACGCTTGGATATTACGAGGTTCGATTTGTTCAAAGAAATTCGCGTCATTCAGCCATCCATTTTCCGACTCATATCTCAACTCAACCGATTGTGCATGAACCCCATTCGGAGTTAAAGCATCATCAACTCATTAAAGACATACGGACATTGCTGCGGCAGACGTTACCCGATTACATGGTGCCTCAACGTATCTGTTGTCTGCCCCAGTTGCCACTGACATTGAATGGCAAAATTGACCGAAAAGCTCTGCCTGATATTGGGCGCGATCGCACCCTTGATTCACTCTATGTCTCTCCTCAAACCTCTCTTGAAATGCAGATTTGCCAGATCTGGTCTGATCTGCTCGGTTGCAAAGTTGGAGTTGAAGACTCCTTCTTTGACCTGGGAGGACATTCCCTCTTGGCAGTGCAACTGTTATCTCAAATCGAACTTCAGTTTTCAATTAGTATCAGTCTCTTTGATTTCCTTAAGAGTCCAACGGTTGAAGAGATGGTGAATCTCATTTCCTGTCAACATTCAACGGTTCCATCTCCTTCACCCATCATCCATGTAAATCTGGATGCTCAGTTAGATGCAAGCATCATTCCCCAACGACTTAGTTTCGCACTCAAGCCACAAACGGGCATTCTATTAACGGGGGCAACTGGGTTTTTAGGAACTTTTTTGTTGGATCAGTTATTGCAGAACACCTCTGAGACAATTTTCTGTTTGGTGCGAGGGTCTAGCCCTACTGAGGGGCTCAATCGTCTTAAGCAGAGCCTGAGCCGTTTTAAGCTTAAACCAAGTGGGTTGGATCAGCGGGTGGTCGTGGTTCCTGGAGATTTAACCCGCCCTCACTTTGGGCTACCTAGTCTAAAGGGGTTGGCTGGTTGCATCCATACCATTTTTCACGCTGGGGCTGATGTGAACCTCATGCGGTCTTACGAGCAACTGCGACTAACTAATGTGGTTGGAACTCAAGAGGTGCTGCGATTAGCGGCACTGAATTCAATTCCAGTTCACTTTATATCAACTATTGATATTCTGCATTCCCTGTGTGACGCGGAACAGTTTCTCCTCAAGCATCATCGCACTGTGGATGAGTCCTCCCCGCTGCCAACATTTGATCAGGTGTGCGGTGGTTATGCCCAAACTAAGTGGGTTGGCGAATCGTTGATGATCGCGGCTTCAGAACGGGGAATTCCCACAACGATCCATCGGGCAGGTATGTTAACGGGACACAGTGTCACCGGAGCCGGGCAAACCCACGATCTGATGGCACGATTAATTTTGGGTATAATTCAACTCAAGGCAGCTCCCCTGTTTGATGGGTCGGTTAACTTGATTCCAATTGACTACGCTTGTCAACACATCACAAGTCATCTTGATACGTCATTAAGTCATATTGTTTATCCGCGCTCGTTACCGTGGCGATCGCTCATTCAAACACTCAATCAACTTGGTTTCCCGGTGGAACTTCTGCCCTATCAACAGTGGCAAGAGCGAGTCCACAACGAATGTCTTGATAACTCTCATCTGCTCACAGCGATTCGCCCACTCATCACCGATCATTTCTACAATGCTCACAGTTATCTTGAAATCTTCTTGCAAGTGTCTAACGCTGCTGTGTCTCACTTACCAATCCCAACAACCATAGTCAGTCCTGTTGAGTTAGTGCAAACCTATCTAAATTACTTTGCGGAATGTCAACTGTTACCTGAACTGCGACTAACAACGTTTTCTAAGTGA